The Tenrec ecaudatus isolate mTenEca1 chromosome 7, mTenEca1.hap1, whole genome shotgun sequence genome window below encodes:
- the NFKBIE gene encoding NF-kappa-B inhibitor epsilon, with protein sequence MSEARKGPDEADENRYDSGIESLRSLRSLPEPAALAPGPSDGGGPQSWTPPRGGAEGPEEKEDADGERADSTYGSSSITGPLPLLGDLETEDPAPCSPLVPTGALNAQQLEALTYISEEGDTLVHLAVIHEAQAMLLYCLAVLPQEVLDIQNNLYQTALHLAVHLDQPRAVQALVLKGASRVLQDLHGDTALHMACQRQHLACARCLLEGRPEPGRAQPHSLDLQLQNWQGLACLHIATLQRNRPLMELLLHNGADIDAQEGTSGKTALHLAVETQERSLVQFLLRAGARVDARMLNGCTPLHLAAGRGLSSISSTLCEAGADSLLRNVEDETPQDLAEDPLALLPFDDLKISGKPLLCAD encoded by the exons ATGTCGGAGGCGCGGAAAGGACCGGACGAGGCGGACGAGAACCGGTACGACTCGGGTATCGAGTCTCTGCGCTCCCTGCGCTCCCTGCCCGAGCCTGCGGCCCTCGCCCCCGGGCCCTCGGATGGTGGCGGCCCCCAGTCCTGGACCCCACCCCGGGGAGGCGCCGAGGGACCGGAGGAGAAGGAAGACGCGGATGGGGAGCGGGCCGACTCCACCTACGGCTCCTCCTCGATCACTGggcccctgcccctcctggggGACCTCGAGACCGAAGACCCTGCCCCCTGCTCGCCGCTCGTCCCCACGGGGGCTCTGAACGCTCAGCAGCTGGAAGCGCTCACTTACATCTCCGAGGAAGGTGACAC GCTGGTCCACCTGGCAGTGATTCACGAGGCCCAGGCCATGCTGCTCTACTGCCTGGCAGTGCTGCCCCAGGAGGTCCTGGACATTCAGAACAACCTCTACCAG ACAGCACTCCACCTGGCAGTGCACCTGGATCAGCCCCGAGCCGTCCAGGCTCTGGTGCTGAAGGGGGCCAGTCGGGTGCTTCAGGACCTGCACGGAGACACAGCCCTGCACATGGCCTGCCAACGCCAGCACCTGGCCTGCGCCCGATGTCTGCTAGAGGGGCGGCCAGAGCCAGGCCGGGCCCAGCCTCACTCTCTGGACCTCCAGCTGCAAAACTGGCAAG GTCTGGCCTGTCTCCACATCGCCACCCTACAGAGGAACCGGCCGCTCATGGAACTGCTGCTTCACAATGGAGCTGACATTGATGCTCAG GAGGGCACCAGTGGGAAGACGGCGCTGCACCTGGCGGTGGAAACCCAGGAACGGAGCCTGGTGCAGTTCCTGCTCCGGGCCGGGGCCCGAGTGGATGCCCGCATGCTCAATGGGTGCACCCCCCTGCACCTCGCAGCGGGCCGGGGCCTCAGCAGCATCTCGTCCACGCTGTGTGAGGCAGGAGCCGACTCCCTGCTTCGGAATGTCGAGGATGAGACGCCGCAGGACCTGGCTGAGGAT CCCCTGGCTCTTCTGCCCTTTGATGACCTGAAGATCTCGGGGAAGCCACTGCTGTGTGCCGACTGA